A single region of the Gasterosteus aculeatus chromosome 1, fGasAcu3.hap1.1, whole genome shotgun sequence genome encodes:
- the LOC120825781 gene encoding CLIP-associating protein 1-like isoform X6, giving the protein MEEQVEVSMEHLLEQLLQKDLGRRLQVGQEITDLILDQVRSPHMEQDQSLLDRMVDAVASSWVNCSNFKVVLLGMDILSALVSRLQERFRTQVGTVLPSLIDRLGDSKDQVREQDQALLLKIMDQAANPQFVWERMTGGFKHKNSRSREGLCLCLVSTLNVFGSQSLTLSKIVPHICNLLGDPTSQVRDGAMSCLVEIYRHVGERVRMDLGKKGLPQSRLNQIFSRFDEVQRSGNMVLSPLSDRNLEDEDSVDGVRSSSSSRAASLAGKKAHSMASFRGSASSSAAKSAGRDGAGAVDEEDFILGFEDVPTLQIYSNREVEDAMAKVRDVLSDDKRDWELRVAALKKVRSLLLAGAAEFDGFLQQLRLTEAALKLSAKDLRSQVVREACLTLGHLSAVLGSRFDHGAEALMPTLLNLLPNSAKVMSSSGASAIRLILRHTHSPRLLPVISSHCASRSVAVRRRCFEFLELLLQDWNTSSLERHVAVAMETIRKGIQDADAEARSVARRCFWRFHGHFRQEAELLFQGLESSYQKALQAHLRSGEGGTPDRSSSSSQESLNRPLPVTFSSTRSRAPPPRAPASSSVSPPASLQRSRSDVDVTAAASATARSRMPAAPATLQSPFSSASALPPGSYASLGRVRTRRTSSGSGPPVIDSRGAGRGKVASLSQPGSRSGSPGRLLGSAYGRAPRPNVATAGRPRGHRSHGCSRETSPSRSASARSRIPRPSMSQGCSRETSRESSRDTSPARGFSPLTTRRHSRSTSALSSAETCSDRLSHHSRISAAVNAMKILDTGTEVEAAVADALRRPVRRRFESPGVYSDDDANSDASSACSERSYGAAALHLDVAEVLNHCASTNWSERKEGLLGLQNLLRSQRMLSRVELKRLCEIFTRMFADPHSKVFSMFLETLVDFITLHRDELQDWLFVLLTQLLKKMGADLLGSVQAKVQRALDVTRDSFSSEQQFNILMRFIVDQTQTPNLKVKVALLRHLQALARQMDPSDFLNTSETRLAVSRVITWTTEPKSSDLRKAAQLVLISLFELNTPEFTMLLGALPKTFQDGTTKLLHEHLRSAGAHMASPGNPAVRAPPRPPGTLLTSPPSRAHGGGSPSMPEHNNENLNPEVYSSLRGVTEAIQNFNFRSQEEPEPPPRSSGAPRLRDYNPYNYTDGVKEAAETLRDGGRQESVENKTNPKSFPAAPTEQLQLVGGLLKEVSQGRAGERGPEERRGTLLELLKAAREDSLVVWEEHFKTMLLLLLETLGDKDHTIRALALRVLKEILRNQPARFKNYAELTVMKTLEAHKDPHKEVVRAAEEAASTLAASVHPEQCIKVLCPIVQTADYPVNLAAIKMQTRAIERTAREPLHQLLSDIIPGLLQGYDNTESSVRKASVFCLVAVYSVIGEELKPYLAQLTGSKMKLLNLYIKRAQTSTSNSSSSSDISSY; this is encoded by the exons GTGGTGCTGTTGGGGATGGACATCCTGTCGGCTCTGGTCAGCAGGCTGCAGGAGAGATTCAGGACGCAGGTGGGCACCG TTCTGCCGAGCCTCATCGACCGCTTGGGCGACTCCAAGGACCAGGTCCGAGAGCAGGACCAGGCGCTGCTGCTGAAGATCATGGACCAGGCCGCTAACCCTcag TTTGTGTGGGAGCGAATGACGGGAGGCTTCAAACACAAGAACAGCCGGAGCCGAGAGGGTCTCTGCTTGTGCCTCGTGTCCACCCTCAACGT GTTTGGATCTCAGAGTCTGACGCTCAGTAAAATCGTTCCTCACATCTGTAACCTCCTGGGAGATCCCACGAGTCAG GTGCGTGACGGAGCCATGAGCTGCCTCGTGGAGATTTACCGCCACGTGGGAGAGCGAGTGAGAATGGATTTAGGAAAGAAAGGTCTTCCTCAGTCAAg GCTGAACCAGATCTTCAGCAGGTTCGATGAGGTCCAGAGGTCGGGAAACATGGTCCTGTCGCCGCTGTCAG ACAGGAACCTGGAGGACGAGGACTCCGTAGACGGCGTccgctcctcctcgtcctccagagccgcctCGCTGGCCGGGAAGAAGGCGCACAGCATGGCGTCGTTcagaggctccgcctcctcctccgccgccaaGTCAGCAG ggagggacggggccggAGCCGTGGACGAGGAGGACTTCATCCTGGGGTTTGAGGACGTCCCCACTCTCCAG atCTACTCCAacagggaggtggaggacgcCATGGCGAAGGTCCGAGACGTGCTGTCTGACGATAAGCGGGACTGGGAGCTCAGGGTGGCGGCT ctgAAGAAGGTGCGTTCGCTGCTCCTCGCCGGCGCCGCTGAGTTCGACggcttcctgcagcagctgcgtcTCACGGAGGCGGCGCTCAAGCTGTCGGCCAAGGACCTCCGCTCTCAGGTGGTGAGGGAGGCCTGCCTCACCCTGGG CCACCTGTCGGCGGTGCTCGGCAGCCGCTTCGACCACGGCGCCGAGGCCCTGATGCCGACCCTCCTCAACCTGCTCCCCAACAGCGCCAAAGTGATGTCCTCCTCGGGGGCGTCGGCCATCCGCCTCATCCTGCGA CACACGCACTCGCCGCGCCTCCTCCCCGTCATCAGCAGCCACTGCGCCTCCAGATCCGTGGCTGTCAGAAG GCGCTGCTTTGAGTTCTTGGAGCTGCTGCTTCAGGACTGGAACACGAGCTCTCTGGAGAG ACACGTGgccgtcgccatggagaccaTAAGGAAAGGGATCCAGGACGCGGACGCAGAGGCTCGCTCCGTGGCCAGAAG GTGCTTCTGGCGTTTCCACGGTCACTTccggcaggaggcggagcttctgtTCCAGGGCCTGGAGTCGTCCTATCAGAAGGCTCTGCAGGCTCACCTGAGGAGCGGAGAGGGCGGGACCCCCGAtcgctcgtcctcctcctcgcaggAGAGCCTGAA tCGCCCGCTGCCTGTGACCTTCAGCTCGACAAGAT CCCGAGCTCCTCCCCCCCGGgcgccggcctcctcctccgtctcccccccgGCTTCCCTGCAGCGCTCTCGCAGCGACGTGGACGTCACCGCCGCGGCCTCCGCCACCGCCCGCTCCAGGATGCCCGCCGCGCCCGCCACCCTGCAGTCGCCCTTCAGCTCGGCCTCGGCCCTCCCCCCCGGTTCTTATGCGTCTCTGG gcCGAGTCCGAACCAGAAGAACGAGTTCTGGAAGCGGCCCGCCAGTGATTGACAGCCGGGGGGCGGGGCGAGGGAAGGTGGCGTCCCTGTCTCAGC CCGGCAGCAGGTCCGGCTCCCCCGGGCGACTCTTAGGCTCCGCCTACGGACGCGCCCCGAGGCCCAACGTGGCCACCGCCGGCCGACCCCGAGGTCACCGCAGCCACGGCTGCAGCCGAGAGACGAGCCCCTCCAGATCCGCCTCGG CCCGCAGCCGGATCCCCCGGCCCAGCATGAGTCAGGGCTGCAGCCGTGAAACCAGCCGCGAGAGCAGCCGCGACACCAGCCCCGCCCGGGGTTTCTCCCCCCTAA CAACGCGCCGCCACTCCCGCTCCACCAGCGCCCTGTCCTCTGCAGAGACCTGCTCAg acCGACTATCCCATCACTCTCGGATTTCGGCCGCCGTGAACGCCATGAAGATCCTGGACACGGGCACCGAGGTGGAGGCCGCCGTGGCCGACGCTCTG cgGCGGCCCGTGAGGCGGCGCTTCGAGTCTCCCGGCGTGTACTCGGACGATGACGCCAACAGCGACGCCTCCAGCGCCTGCTCGGAGCGCTCCTACGGCGCGGCGGCGCTCCACCTGGACGTGGCCGAGGTGCTGAACCACTGCGCCAGCACCAACTGGTccgagaggaaggaggggctgCTGGGCCTGCAGAACCTGCTGAGGAGCCAGAGGATGCTGAG CCGCGTGGAGCTGAAGAGGCTCTGTGAGATCTTCACCAGGATGTTTGCAGACCCTCACAGCAAG gtCTTCAGCATGTTCCTGGAGACCCTGGTGGACTTCATCACGCTGCACAGGGACGAGCTGCAGGACTGGCTCTTCGTCCTGCTCACCCAGCTGCTGAAGAAGATGGGGGCCGACCTGCTGGGCTCGGTGCAGGCCAAAGTGCAGAGGGCCCTGGACGTGACCAG GGACTCGTTCTCCTCGGAGCAGCAGTTCAACATCCTGATGCGCTTCATCGTGGACCAGACGCAGACGCCCAACCTCAAGGTCAAGGTCGCCCTGCTGCGCCACCTGCAGGCGCTCGCCCGCCAGATGGACCCGTCCGACTTCCTCAACACCAGCGAGACCCGGCTGGCGGTGTCGCGGGTCATCACCTGGACCACCGAGCCCAAGAGCTCCGACCTGCGCAAG gcggcACAGTTGGTGCTGATCTCCTTGTTCGAGCTCAACACCCCCGAGTTCACGATGCTGCTCGGCGCTCTGCCCAAAACCTTCCAGGACGGGACGACCAAGCTGCTGCACGAACACCTGAGGAGCGCCGGCGCCCACATg GCGTCTCCCGGCAACCCGGCGGTTCGAGCCCCTCCGCGTCCGCCCGGCACCCTGCTGACCTCGCCCCCCAGCCGGGCCCATGGGGGGGGCTCCCCCAG CATGCCAGAGCACAACAATGAGAACCTGAACCCGGAGGTCTACAGCTCCCTGAGGGGGGTCACCGAGGCCATCCAGAACTTCAACTTCCGGAGCCAAGAGGAGCCTGAG cccccccctcgctcctccGGCGCGCCGCGCCTCCGGGACTACAATCCGTACAACTACACGGACGGCGTGAAGGAGGCTGCGGAGACGCTGCGAGACG gtgGACGACAGGAATCTGTAGAGAACAAGACGAACCCCAAGAGCTTCCCAG CCGCCCCCAccgagcagctgcagctggtgggggggctgctgaaGGAGGTGTCCCAGGGCCGGGCGGGGGAGCGGGGTCCCGAGGAGCGCCGGGGGacgctgctggagctgctgaaggcGGCCCGCGAGGACAGCCTGGTGGTCTGGGAGGAGCACTTCAAgaccatgctgctgctgctgctggagacgcTGGGAGACAAAGAC cACACCATCCGGGCGCTGGCCCTGCGAGTCCTGAAGGAGATCCTGAGGAACCAGCCGGCACGCTTCAAGAACTACGCCGAGCTGACGGTGATGAAGACGCTGGAGGCGCACAAGGACCCGCACAAGGAG GTGGTGCGtgcggcggaggaggcggcctCCACCCTGGCGGCCTCCGTCCACCCGGAGCAGTGCATCAAGGTCCTCTGCCCCATCGTGCAGACGGCCGACTACCCCGTCAACCTGGCCGCCATCAAGATGCAGACCAGGGCCATCGAACGCACCGCCAGGGAGCCGCTGCATCAGCTGCTGTCCGACATCATCCCGGGGCTGCTGCAG GGCTACGACAACACGGAGAGCAGCGTGAGGAAGGCCAGCGTCTTCTGCCTGGTGGCCGTCTACTCGGTGATCGGGGAGGAGCTGAAGCCTTACCTGGCCCAGCTGACCGGCAGCAAG ATGAAGCTGCTCAACCTCTACATCAAGAGAGCTCAGACCTccaccagcaacagcagcagctcctccgacATCTCCTCCTactag
- the LOC120825781 gene encoding CLIP-associating protein 1-like isoform X7 gives MEEQVEVSMEHLLEQLLQKDLGRRLQVGQEITDLILDQVRSPHMEQDQSLLDRMVDAVASSWVNCSNFKVVLLGMDILSALVSRLQERFRTQVGTVLPSLIDRLGDSKDQVREQDQALLLKIMDQAANPQFVWERMTGGFKHKNSRSREGLCLCLVSTLNVFGSQSLTLSKIVPHICNLLGDPTSQVRDGAMSCLVEIYRHVGERVRMDLGKKGLPQSRLNQIFSRFDEVQRSGNMVLSPLSDRNLEDEDSVDGVRSSSSSRAASLAGKKAHSMASFRGSASSSAAKSAGRDGAGAVDEEDFILGFEDVPTLQIYSNREVEDAMAKVRDVLSDDKRDWELRVAALKKVRSLLLAGAAEFDGFLQQLRLTEAALKLSAKDLRSQVVREACLTLGHLSAVLGSRFDHGAEALMPTLLNLLPNSAKVMSSSGASAIRLILRHTHSPRLLPVISSHCASRSVAVRRRCFEFLELLLQDWNTSSLERHVAVAMETIRKGIQDADAEARSVARRCFWRFHGHFRQEAELLFQGLESSYQKALQAHLRSGEGGTPDRSSSSSQESLNRPLPVTFSSTRSRAPPPRAPASSSVSPPASLQRSRSDVDVTAAASATARSRMPAAPATLQSPFSSASALPPGSYASLGRVRTRRTSSGSGPPVIDSRGAGRGKVASLSQPGSRSGSPGRLLGSAYGRAPRPNVATAGRPRGHRSHGCSRETSPSRSASARSRIPRPSMSQGCSRETSRESSRDTSPARGFSPLNRLSHHSRISAAVNAMKILDTGTEVEAAVADALLLGDSRSKRRPVRRRFESPGVYSDDDANSDASSACSERSYGAAALHLDVAEVLNHCASTNWSERKEGLLGLQNLLRSQRMLSRVELKRLCEIFTRMFADPHSKVFSMFLETLVDFITLHRDELQDWLFVLLTQLLKKMGADLLGSVQAKVQRALDVTRDSFSSEQQFNILMRFIVDQTQTPNLKVKVALLRHLQALARQMDPSDFLNTSETRLAVSRVITWTTEPKSSDLRKAAQLVLISLFELNTPEFTMLLGALPKTFQDGTTKLLHEHLRSAGAHMASPGNPAVRAPPRPPGTLLTSPPSRAHGGGSPSMPEHNNENLNPEVYSSLRGVTEAIQNFNFRSQEEPEPPPRSSGAPRLRDYNPYNYTDGVKEAAETLRDGGRQESVENKTNPKSFPAAPTEQLQLVGGLLKEVSQGRAGERGPEERRGTLLELLKAAREDSLVVWEEHFKTMLLLLLETLGDKDHTIRALALRVLKEILRNQPARFKNYAELTVMKTLEAHKDPHKEVVRAAEEAASTLAASVHPEQCIKVLCPIVQTADYPVNLAAIKMQTRAIERTAREPLHQLLSDIIPGLLQGYDNTESSVRKASVFCLVAVYSVIGEELKPYLAQLTGSKMKLLNLYIKRAQTSTSNSSSSSDISSY, from the exons GTGGTGCTGTTGGGGATGGACATCCTGTCGGCTCTGGTCAGCAGGCTGCAGGAGAGATTCAGGACGCAGGTGGGCACCG TTCTGCCGAGCCTCATCGACCGCTTGGGCGACTCCAAGGACCAGGTCCGAGAGCAGGACCAGGCGCTGCTGCTGAAGATCATGGACCAGGCCGCTAACCCTcag TTTGTGTGGGAGCGAATGACGGGAGGCTTCAAACACAAGAACAGCCGGAGCCGAGAGGGTCTCTGCTTGTGCCTCGTGTCCACCCTCAACGT GTTTGGATCTCAGAGTCTGACGCTCAGTAAAATCGTTCCTCACATCTGTAACCTCCTGGGAGATCCCACGAGTCAG GTGCGTGACGGAGCCATGAGCTGCCTCGTGGAGATTTACCGCCACGTGGGAGAGCGAGTGAGAATGGATTTAGGAAAGAAAGGTCTTCCTCAGTCAAg GCTGAACCAGATCTTCAGCAGGTTCGATGAGGTCCAGAGGTCGGGAAACATGGTCCTGTCGCCGCTGTCAG ACAGGAACCTGGAGGACGAGGACTCCGTAGACGGCGTccgctcctcctcgtcctccagagccgcctCGCTGGCCGGGAAGAAGGCGCACAGCATGGCGTCGTTcagaggctccgcctcctcctccgccgccaaGTCAGCAG ggagggacggggccggAGCCGTGGACGAGGAGGACTTCATCCTGGGGTTTGAGGACGTCCCCACTCTCCAG atCTACTCCAacagggaggtggaggacgcCATGGCGAAGGTCCGAGACGTGCTGTCTGACGATAAGCGGGACTGGGAGCTCAGGGTGGCGGCT ctgAAGAAGGTGCGTTCGCTGCTCCTCGCCGGCGCCGCTGAGTTCGACggcttcctgcagcagctgcgtcTCACGGAGGCGGCGCTCAAGCTGTCGGCCAAGGACCTCCGCTCTCAGGTGGTGAGGGAGGCCTGCCTCACCCTGGG CCACCTGTCGGCGGTGCTCGGCAGCCGCTTCGACCACGGCGCCGAGGCCCTGATGCCGACCCTCCTCAACCTGCTCCCCAACAGCGCCAAAGTGATGTCCTCCTCGGGGGCGTCGGCCATCCGCCTCATCCTGCGA CACACGCACTCGCCGCGCCTCCTCCCCGTCATCAGCAGCCACTGCGCCTCCAGATCCGTGGCTGTCAGAAG GCGCTGCTTTGAGTTCTTGGAGCTGCTGCTTCAGGACTGGAACACGAGCTCTCTGGAGAG ACACGTGgccgtcgccatggagaccaTAAGGAAAGGGATCCAGGACGCGGACGCAGAGGCTCGCTCCGTGGCCAGAAG GTGCTTCTGGCGTTTCCACGGTCACTTccggcaggaggcggagcttctgtTCCAGGGCCTGGAGTCGTCCTATCAGAAGGCTCTGCAGGCTCACCTGAGGAGCGGAGAGGGCGGGACCCCCGAtcgctcgtcctcctcctcgcaggAGAGCCTGAA tCGCCCGCTGCCTGTGACCTTCAGCTCGACAAGAT CCCGAGCTCCTCCCCCCCGGgcgccggcctcctcctccgtctcccccccgGCTTCCCTGCAGCGCTCTCGCAGCGACGTGGACGTCACCGCCGCGGCCTCCGCCACCGCCCGCTCCAGGATGCCCGCCGCGCCCGCCACCCTGCAGTCGCCCTTCAGCTCGGCCTCGGCCCTCCCCCCCGGTTCTTATGCGTCTCTGG gcCGAGTCCGAACCAGAAGAACGAGTTCTGGAAGCGGCCCGCCAGTGATTGACAGCCGGGGGGCGGGGCGAGGGAAGGTGGCGTCCCTGTCTCAGC CCGGCAGCAGGTCCGGCTCCCCCGGGCGACTCTTAGGCTCCGCCTACGGACGCGCCCCGAGGCCCAACGTGGCCACCGCCGGCCGACCCCGAGGTCACCGCAGCCACGGCTGCAGCCGAGAGACGAGCCCCTCCAGATCCGCCTCGG CCCGCAGCCGGATCCCCCGGCCCAGCATGAGTCAGGGCTGCAGCCGTGAAACCAGCCGCGAGAGCAGCCGCGACACCAGCCCCGCCCGGGGTTTCTCCCCCCTAA acCGACTATCCCATCACTCTCGGATTTCGGCCGCCGTGAACGCCATGAAGATCCTGGACACGGGCACCGAGGTGGAGGCCGCCGTGGCCGACGCTCTG ctctTAGGAGACTCCAGGAGTAAG cgGCGGCCCGTGAGGCGGCGCTTCGAGTCTCCCGGCGTGTACTCGGACGATGACGCCAACAGCGACGCCTCCAGCGCCTGCTCGGAGCGCTCCTACGGCGCGGCGGCGCTCCACCTGGACGTGGCCGAGGTGCTGAACCACTGCGCCAGCACCAACTGGTccgagaggaaggaggggctgCTGGGCCTGCAGAACCTGCTGAGGAGCCAGAGGATGCTGAG CCGCGTGGAGCTGAAGAGGCTCTGTGAGATCTTCACCAGGATGTTTGCAGACCCTCACAGCAAG gtCTTCAGCATGTTCCTGGAGACCCTGGTGGACTTCATCACGCTGCACAGGGACGAGCTGCAGGACTGGCTCTTCGTCCTGCTCACCCAGCTGCTGAAGAAGATGGGGGCCGACCTGCTGGGCTCGGTGCAGGCCAAAGTGCAGAGGGCCCTGGACGTGACCAG GGACTCGTTCTCCTCGGAGCAGCAGTTCAACATCCTGATGCGCTTCATCGTGGACCAGACGCAGACGCCCAACCTCAAGGTCAAGGTCGCCCTGCTGCGCCACCTGCAGGCGCTCGCCCGCCAGATGGACCCGTCCGACTTCCTCAACACCAGCGAGACCCGGCTGGCGGTGTCGCGGGTCATCACCTGGACCACCGAGCCCAAGAGCTCCGACCTGCGCAAG gcggcACAGTTGGTGCTGATCTCCTTGTTCGAGCTCAACACCCCCGAGTTCACGATGCTGCTCGGCGCTCTGCCCAAAACCTTCCAGGACGGGACGACCAAGCTGCTGCACGAACACCTGAGGAGCGCCGGCGCCCACATg GCGTCTCCCGGCAACCCGGCGGTTCGAGCCCCTCCGCGTCCGCCCGGCACCCTGCTGACCTCGCCCCCCAGCCGGGCCCATGGGGGGGGCTCCCCCAG CATGCCAGAGCACAACAATGAGAACCTGAACCCGGAGGTCTACAGCTCCCTGAGGGGGGTCACCGAGGCCATCCAGAACTTCAACTTCCGGAGCCAAGAGGAGCCTGAG cccccccctcgctcctccGGCGCGCCGCGCCTCCGGGACTACAATCCGTACAACTACACGGACGGCGTGAAGGAGGCTGCGGAGACGCTGCGAGACG gtgGACGACAGGAATCTGTAGAGAACAAGACGAACCCCAAGAGCTTCCCAG CCGCCCCCAccgagcagctgcagctggtgggggggctgctgaaGGAGGTGTCCCAGGGCCGGGCGGGGGAGCGGGGTCCCGAGGAGCGCCGGGGGacgctgctggagctgctgaaggcGGCCCGCGAGGACAGCCTGGTGGTCTGGGAGGAGCACTTCAAgaccatgctgctgctgctgctggagacgcTGGGAGACAAAGAC cACACCATCCGGGCGCTGGCCCTGCGAGTCCTGAAGGAGATCCTGAGGAACCAGCCGGCACGCTTCAAGAACTACGCCGAGCTGACGGTGATGAAGACGCTGGAGGCGCACAAGGACCCGCACAAGGAG GTGGTGCGtgcggcggaggaggcggcctCCACCCTGGCGGCCTCCGTCCACCCGGAGCAGTGCATCAAGGTCCTCTGCCCCATCGTGCAGACGGCCGACTACCCCGTCAACCTGGCCGCCATCAAGATGCAGACCAGGGCCATCGAACGCACCGCCAGGGAGCCGCTGCATCAGCTGCTGTCCGACATCATCCCGGGGCTGCTGCAG GGCTACGACAACACGGAGAGCAGCGTGAGGAAGGCCAGCGTCTTCTGCCTGGTGGCCGTCTACTCGGTGATCGGGGAGGAGCTGAAGCCTTACCTGGCCCAGCTGACCGGCAGCAAG ATGAAGCTGCTCAACCTCTACATCAAGAGAGCTCAGACCTccaccagcaacagcagcagctcctccgacATCTCCTCCTactag